In Candidatus Thiodictyon syntrophicum, a genomic segment contains:
- a CDS encoding DUF2846 domain-containing protein, which yields MFKRLSLIALAASLLAGCASVPMESTEVSARVKAFKPPSEGNAGLYLYRGSGVGTALKKDIWVDDKCIGESAPNVFFYEEVKGGRAHKISTESEFSPNDLLVRTENGKDYFIRQYIKMGVFVGGANLELVNNEEGKRDVSDLELARKGTCSR from the coding sequence ATGTTCAAGAGACTCTCACTGATTGCTTTGGCGGCATCTTTGCTTGCTGGATGCGCCTCTGTACCGATGGAATCCACAGAGGTTTCGGCAAGGGTTAAAGCCTTTAAGCCGCCGTCTGAAGGCAATGCCGGACTGTACCTCTACAGGGGGTCGGGGGTGGGAACCGCGCTCAAGAAAGACATTTGGGTCGACGACAAATGCATCGGCGAATCTGCGCCGAATGTTTTCTTTTACGAAGAAGTGAAAGGCGGCCGGGCGCACAAGATTTCAACCGAGTCCGAGTTTTCGCCGAACGATCTTCTCGTGAGAACCGAGAACGGAAAGGATTACTTCATCAGGCAGTACATCAAAATGGGAGTCTTCGTTGGCGGCGCCAATCTGGAGCTGGTAAACAACGAGGAGGGGAAAAGAGATGTGTCCGACCTGGAACTGGCAAGGAAAGGAACCTGCAGCAGGTAG
- a CDS encoding RDD family protein: MCPTWNWQGKEPAAGSRRIGYPRISRRLQALLIDGLIVPISAIGALVLAPQLGLQGGYAAGTAALAVFMLEPFLISVTGGTLAHHLLGLRVVNRRSGGNITIFAAGVRFLAKTLLGLFSLASILLTKQHQAIHDVLVGSLVVLKHPEQLPAYEVLGERRVEQQEHGYLYPSRARRILMIIISNVLGLLAIALVSASLISERCSVSGRCSSAEDALNAVLSVLWIAGVVASIVLGWQGRLIGSRRRVNPEKAA; encoded by the coding sequence ATGTGTCCGACCTGGAACTGGCAAGGAAAGGAACCTGCAGCAGGTAGCCGAAGAATAGGCTATCCAAGAATCTCAAGGCGTCTTCAAGCCCTGCTGATTGACGGATTGATCGTGCCTATCTCGGCGATCGGAGCATTGGTCCTGGCGCCGCAGCTTGGGTTGCAGGGCGGTTACGCGGCAGGCACGGCGGCTCTGGCGGTGTTTATGCTGGAGCCCTTTCTGATCTCTGTCACCGGGGGTACTCTGGCACATCACCTGTTAGGTCTTCGCGTGGTGAACAGGCGCAGCGGTGGCAATATCACAATTTTTGCGGCCGGGGTGCGGTTTCTCGCGAAAACGCTATTGGGGTTGTTTTCTCTTGCCTCCATCCTGCTGACCAAGCAGCATCAAGCGATCCATGATGTGCTGGTCGGGTCGCTTGTGGTGCTGAAACATCCGGAGCAACTGCCGGCATATGAAGTGCTCGGAGAAAGACGGGTAGAGCAGCAGGAGCATGGGTATCTCTACCCCTCGCGAGCACGGCGGATTCTGATGATCATCATTTCTAACGTTCTGGGTCTTCTCGCTATTGCCCTCGTCTCGGCTTCTTTGATCTCAGAGCGCTGCAGCGTGTCTGGTCGCTGCTCCAGTGCTGAGGATGCGCTGAATGCCGTGCTGTCCGTGCTCTGGATCGCCGGCGTGGTGGCGTCGATCGTTCTTGGCTGGCAAGGGCGCCTGATCGGGTCCCGGCGGCGCGTGAACCCGGAAAAGGCCGCTTAG
- a CDS encoding tetratricopeptide repeat protein: protein MTLPPETPREIDLRQPLAIEDALQVATQLHRAGHHADAQEIYRRVLALAPDHPDALHFMGVLAHDQGRDEEALRLLARSVELVPDHAGFCSNYGNLLLDNERFEDAERQYRQALALDPDRPDALHNYAVLCKALRRYPEAERRLLRAIELAPDFSEARNTLAGLYFRQGRIEEAVTQACEALVREPSNAFTREMLGNAHCRLGHPEQAAQIYREWLAEEPDNPKALHHLAACTGEGVPARASDAYVQCIFDHFSKSFDSRLALLEYRAPTLVGEAVAACVGEPAADLDVLDAGCGTGLCAALLKPFARTLTGVDLSQGMLGKARGRRVYDALHQAELCAYMHQHPGDYDLIVSADTLVYFGALDQAMAAAAAALRPGGWLCFTVEALGAGEAADYRLQHHGRYAHSRAYLEALLGSADLAGLRLEPVVLRLDAGEPVAGWLVLAQRPGSR from the coding sequence ATGACTTTGCCCCCTGAAACCCCCCGCGAGATCGATCTGCGCCAGCCCCTGGCCATTGAGGATGCACTGCAGGTCGCGACGCAACTGCACCGCGCCGGCCATCACGCGGACGCCCAGGAGATCTATCGGCGCGTGCTCGCCCTGGCGCCGGATCACCCGGACGCGCTGCACTTTATGGGCGTGCTGGCGCACGACCAGGGCCGCGACGAGGAGGCCCTGCGGCTGCTTGCCCGCTCGGTCGAACTGGTGCCCGATCATGCCGGGTTTTGCAGCAATTACGGCAATCTACTCCTCGACAACGAGCGTTTCGAGGACGCGGAACGGCAATATCGCCAGGCCCTCGCGCTCGACCCCGATCGCCCGGATGCGCTCCACAACTACGCTGTGCTCTGCAAGGCACTGCGCCGCTACCCCGAGGCGGAACGCCGCCTGCTGCGCGCCATCGAGCTGGCCCCGGACTTCAGCGAGGCCAGGAATACCCTGGCCGGTCTCTATTTCCGGCAGGGGCGGATCGAGGAGGCCGTCACCCAGGCGTGCGAGGCCTTGGTGCGCGAACCGAGCAATGCCTTTACCCGCGAGATGCTGGGCAACGCCCACTGTCGGTTGGGACACCCCGAGCAGGCCGCACAGATCTATCGGGAGTGGTTGGCCGAAGAGCCCGACAACCCCAAGGCCCTGCACCATCTGGCGGCCTGCACCGGGGAGGGCGTTCCGGCGCGGGCCTCCGACGCCTATGTGCAGTGCATCTTCGACCATTTTTCCAAGAGCTTCGATTCCCGCCTGGCGCTCCTGGAATACCGCGCACCCACCCTGGTCGGCGAGGCCGTCGCGGCCTGCGTGGGCGAGCCCGCGGCCGACCTCGACGTGTTGGACGCCGGCTGCGGGACCGGCCTGTGCGCGGCGCTGCTAAAACCCTTCGCCCGGACCCTGACCGGGGTCGACCTCTCCCAAGGGATGTTGGGCAAGGCGCGCGGGCGCCGGGTCTACGACGCCCTGCATCAGGCGGAACTCTGTGCCTATATGCACCAACACCCCGGGGACTATGATCTTATCGTCTCCGCGGACACCTTGGTCTACTTCGGTGCCCTGGATCAGGCCATGGCGGCGGCGGCCGCCGCGTTGCGCCCGGGCGGCTGGCTGTGCTTCACGGTGGAGGCGCTTGGTGCGGGCGAGGCGGCGGACTATCGCTTGCAGCACCATGGCCGCTATGCCCATTCCCGCGCCTATCTGGAGGCGCTATTGGGGTCAGCGGACCTTGCCGGACTGCGATTGGAGCCGGTGGTCTTGCGCTTGGATGCCGGGGAGCCGGTCGCCGGCTGGCTGGTCCTGGCCCAACGGCCAGGCAGCCGCTAA
- a CDS encoding methyltransferase domain-containing protein: protein MRRGHFELFRPVCPYCLTARGALAPLVIGQVLHEEAGHIIEGVLHCADPNCFLEYPIIDAIPFLVPDLRRFLSDHLFQVSMREDLSATVEGLLGDCCGPGSAFDATRAQLSSYAWGHYADLDPLEQPDGVPGGSILDCLAQGLALLPAPPAGPVLDLGCAVGRTSFALAAATGGPVLGVDLNVAMLRLAQRVLRHGAVRYPRRRIGIIYDRRDFPVDLPGAAAVDFWACDALALPFEPHRFGLAAALNVLDCVASPRDLLQGLSRVLTPGGDLILSTPYDWSPAATPLECWIGGHSQRGPTRGDPEPFLRTLLTPGAHPLAVPGLSLVGECESVPWQVRLHARSRVHYRSHLVALRASGAHDPAPQGGGPAASERAC, encoded by the coding sequence ATGCGCCGCGGCCACTTTGAACTGTTCCGGCCGGTGTGCCCCTATTGCCTGACCGCACGGGGCGCCCTCGCGCCGCTCGTGATCGGGCAGGTGCTGCACGAGGAGGCCGGGCACATCATCGAAGGCGTGCTGCACTGCGCCGATCCGAACTGTTTCCTCGAATACCCGATCATCGACGCGATCCCCTTCCTGGTCCCGGACCTGCGCCGCTTTCTCAGCGACCACCTGTTTCAGGTGTCCATGCGCGAGGATCTCAGCGCGACCGTCGAGGGCCTGCTCGGCGACTGTTGCGGCCCGGGGAGTGCCTTCGACGCCACCCGGGCGCAGTTGAGCAGCTACGCCTGGGGCCACTACGCGGACCTGGACCCGCTGGAGCAACCGGACGGGGTCCCCGGCGGTTCGATCCTGGACTGTCTGGCGCAGGGGCTCGCGCTGCTGCCCGCGCCGCCCGCGGGACCGGTCCTGGATCTGGGTTGCGCGGTCGGGCGTACCAGCTTCGCCCTGGCCGCGGCGACCGGCGGACCCGTGCTCGGGGTGGATCTCAACGTCGCCATGCTGCGACTCGCCCAGCGGGTGCTGCGCCACGGCGCGGTGCGCTATCCCCGGCGCCGGATCGGCATCATCTACGACCGGCGCGACTTCCCGGTCGACCTGCCCGGCGCCGCGGCGGTCGACTTCTGGGCCTGCGACGCCCTGGCCCTGCCCTTCGAGCCGCACCGCTTCGGGCTGGCGGCCGCCCTGAATGTGCTCGACTGCGTCGCCTCGCCGCGCGACCTGCTCCAGGGCCTGTCCCGGGTCCTGACGCCGGGCGGCGACCTGATCCTTTCCACCCCCTACGATTGGTCCCCGGCCGCGACCCCGCTGGAGTGCTGGATCGGCGGTCACTCCCAGCGCGGGCCGACCCGCGGCGACCCCGAGCCCTTCCTGCGCACCCTGCTGACCCCCGGCGCACACCCGCTGGCGGTGCCCGGGCTGTCACTGGTGGGCGAGTGCGAGTCAGTCCCCTGGCAGGTGCGGCTGCACGCGCGCAGCCGTGTCCACTATCGCAGCCATCTGGTCGCCCTGCGGGCCTCGGGCGCGCACGACCCGGCGCCCCAGGGCGGGGGGCCGGCCGCCAGTGAGCGCGCGTGTTGA
- a CDS encoding PAAR domain-containing protein — protein sequence MPFAARLGDLIRQDVPHCHAPIHPPGPTPTPMPHPALPLAIVTGCPQVMIGFMPAARVSDQSLPCILPSCVPAGPGVIARGSTTVTIGFLPAARVNDPTAHSTCVAPIPSPTGKVLPPCCTKVNIGG from the coding sequence ATGCCCTTTGCCGCTCGCCTCGGCGACCTGATCAGACAGGATGTCCCCCATTGCCATGCCCCGATCCATCCGCCGGGGCCCACGCCCACGCCGATGCCGCATCCGGCACTGCCCCTGGCCATCGTCACCGGGTGCCCTCAGGTCATGATCGGTTTCATGCCGGCCGCCCGGGTCTCCGACCAGTCGCTCCCCTGCATACTCCCGTCCTGCGTGCCGGCAGGTCCTGGGGTGATCGCGAGGGGGTCGACCACGGTGACGATCGGGTTCCTGCCCGCGGCGCGGGTCAACGATCCCACGGCCCACTCCACCTGTGTCGCCCCCATCCCCAGCCCCACCGGCAAGGTGCTGCCGCCCTGCTGCACCAAGGTGAATATCGGTGGCTGA
- a CDS encoding type VI secretion system Vgr family protein, which translates to MPTQTARQVAVNSPLGEDVLLFRRLLAHEELGRLFEFRLELLSEQHTLKFDDLLGKNMTVRLSLADAGTRYFNGYVSHLNYQGSSGRYALYTVVLKPWLWFLTRTADCRIFQDQSVPEIVKQVFRDAGFSGAFQDSLSGSYRPREYCVQYRETAFDFVSRLLEQEGIYYYFTHENGKHNLVLADAYSSHGPVPGDATVTYLPPDRRREQLQETISDFTIGRQVQSGGYSLRDFDFKVPQKDLNSVTKQPWPHDGGDLEVFDYPGNYTDRDDGDHYSRIGMEVLGARQEQVSGSGNVRTLAAGSLFTLTGFARADQNREYLLSATDYCIASDDYETTAAATTSLDVKVDFTAIAATVPYRSERVTPKPIVHGPQTAIVAGKAGEEIWVDQHGRIKVLFHWDRYSKADETSSCWVRVAQVWAGKRWGAQALPRIGQEVIVDFLEGDPDRPIVTGRVYNGDCMPGYELPANATLTGIKSCSSKGGGGFNELRFEDRLGEEQVFIHAQKNFDLRVKHDRFEWIGNDRHLIVTRDKLEEVKNKRHEKVGTDHLEEIGGDRHLRVKGKEAIAVSAGRTVKVSGDMVHEFKANHSEKTGAQYFLKALGVVIESSSGITLKCGGNAVVIDPSGVTIKGSLIVIDGALINIASGPGSPPSPGTPGTPVSPLAPNAAAEADQADPGEVSRIKAEQRQRKTGKYGSVQVKPYRAPEPGEGGGDNTQWIDIELVDEAGRPVPGEPYEITLPDGTLASGTLDERGKARVATVASGPCQVSFPAIDQGAWEDS; encoded by the coding sequence GTGCCAACTCAAACCGCTCGCCAAGTCGCCGTCAACTCGCCCCTGGGCGAGGATGTGCTCCTGTTCCGGCGCCTGCTCGCCCACGAGGAGCTGGGCCGTCTGTTCGAGTTTCGGCTCGAGTTGCTGAGCGAACAGCACACGCTCAAGTTCGACGATCTGCTCGGCAAGAACATGACGGTACGCCTGTCCCTGGCCGACGCCGGCACCCGTTATTTCAATGGCTACGTCAGCCACCTGAACTACCAGGGCAGCAGCGGGCGCTACGCGCTCTATACGGTAGTCTTGAAGCCCTGGCTGTGGTTCCTGACGCGCACCGCCGATTGCCGGATCTTCCAGGACCAGAGCGTCCCCGAGATCGTCAAACAGGTGTTCAGGGATGCCGGTTTCAGCGGCGCCTTCCAGGACTCGCTCAGCGGCAGTTACCGCCCCCGCGAGTATTGTGTCCAGTATCGCGAGACGGCCTTCGACTTCGTCAGCCGGCTGCTGGAGCAGGAGGGCATTTACTATTATTTTACCCATGAGAACGGCAAGCATAACCTGGTGCTCGCGGACGCCTACAGCTCACACGGCCCTGTTCCCGGCGATGCCACGGTCACCTATCTGCCCCCCGATCGCCGCCGCGAGCAGTTACAGGAGACCATTTCCGACTTCACTATCGGCCGCCAGGTGCAAAGCGGGGGCTACTCGCTCAGAGACTTCGACTTCAAGGTGCCGCAAAAGGACCTCAACAGCGTCACCAAACAGCCTTGGCCACATGATGGCGGCGACCTGGAGGTCTTCGATTATCCGGGGAACTACACCGATCGCGACGACGGTGACCATTATTCGCGTATCGGCATGGAGGTCTTGGGCGCCCGCCAGGAGCAAGTCAGCGGGAGCGGCAACGTGCGCACCCTGGCCGCCGGTTCGCTCTTTACGCTCACCGGGTTTGCGCGTGCCGATCAGAATCGGGAATACCTGCTGAGCGCGACCGACTACTGCATCGCGAGCGACGACTACGAGACGACGGCGGCGGCCACGACCAGCCTCGACGTCAAGGTCGACTTCACGGCCATCGCCGCCACGGTCCCCTACCGCAGCGAGCGGGTGACCCCCAAGCCAATCGTGCACGGCCCCCAGACCGCCATCGTGGCGGGCAAGGCGGGCGAGGAGATCTGGGTCGACCAGCACGGGCGCATCAAGGTCCTGTTCCACTGGGACCGCTATTCCAAGGCGGATGAGACCAGCTCCTGTTGGGTGCGTGTGGCCCAGGTGTGGGCGGGTAAGCGCTGGGGCGCTCAGGCACTGCCACGCATCGGCCAGGAGGTCATCGTCGATTTCCTCGAGGGCGATCCGGACCGGCCCATCGTGACCGGGCGCGTCTACAACGGCGACTGTATGCCCGGCTATGAGTTGCCCGCCAACGCCACCCTGACCGGCATCAAGTCCTGCTCAAGCAAGGGCGGCGGCGGCTTCAATGAACTGCGCTTCGAGGACCGGCTGGGTGAGGAGCAGGTCTTCATCCACGCGCAAAAGAACTTCGACCTGCGCGTGAAACACGATCGCTTCGAGTGGATCGGCAACGACCGCCACCTGATCGTCACGCGCGACAAGCTGGAGGAGGTGAAGAACAAGCGCCATGAAAAGGTAGGGACCGACCATCTCGAAGAGATCGGCGGCGACCGTCACCTCAGGGTCAAGGGCAAGGAGGCGATCGCGGTCAGCGCCGGCCGCACGGTCAAGGTCAGCGGCGACATGGTGCACGAATTCAAGGCCAATCACTCGGAGAAGACCGGCGCCCAATACTTCCTGAAGGCGCTCGGCGTGGTCATCGAGTCCTCGTCCGGGATCACCCTCAAGTGCGGCGGCAACGCGGTCGTCATCGACCCGTCCGGCGTGACCATCAAGGGTTCACTGATCGTCATCGACGGTGCCCTGATCAACATCGCCTCCGGCCCCGGTTCACCACCCAGCCCCGGCACGCCCGGCACGCCGGTGTCCCCGCTCGCGCCGAACGCGGCGGCGGAGGCGGACCAGGCCGACCCGGGTGAGGTGTCCAGGATCAAGGCCGAGCAACGACAGCGCAAGACCGGCAAGTACGGCAGCGTCCAGGTCAAGCCCTACCGGGCGCCGGAGCCGGGAGAGGGCGGGGGGGACAACACCCAGTGGATCGACATCGAACTGGTCGACGAGGCCGGCAGGCCGGTGCCCGGGGAGCCCTATGAGATCACCTTGCCCGACGGCACTCTGGCGAGCGGCACCCTGGACGAACGGGGGAAGGCGCGGGTCGCGACCGTCGCGTCCGGACCCTGCCAGGTCTCTTTCCCCGCGATCGATCAGGGCGCGTGGGAGGACTCCTGA
- a CDS encoding peptidoglycan-binding protein: protein MLIHRVSQGECVSSIAKQYGLRDWQAIYHDPANQALRARRPNPNLLYPGDIVRIPDKTAKLTDQPVGQPFTFKVKGRRIHLRLLVEEFDGTAVAGRAYHLEVGTEVFAGRTGGDGLVEHEIAVDADAGELTVWLDDEQQNALYWPLRIGFLDPHDEPPGAQERLNNLGLDNLADGATDERSQAAIKAFQRQHGLAESGDLDAATKDRARVVYGF from the coding sequence ATGCTGATCCATCGAGTCAGTCAGGGCGAATGCGTGAGCAGCATCGCGAAGCAATATGGCTTGCGCGACTGGCAAGCGATTTACCATGATCCCGCCAACCAGGCGTTGCGGGCCAGGCGGCCCAATCCGAACCTGCTCTATCCCGGCGATATCGTCAGGATCCCGGACAAGACCGCGAAGCTGACCGACCAGCCGGTCGGCCAGCCGTTCACCTTCAAGGTCAAGGGTCGGCGCATCCACCTGCGCCTCTTAGTCGAGGAGTTCGACGGTACCGCGGTGGCGGGCCGGGCCTATCACCTCGAGGTGGGGACTGAGGTCTTCGCTGGCCGCACCGGGGGCGATGGCCTCGTCGAGCACGAGATTGCGGTCGATGCCGATGCGGGGGAACTGACGGTATGGCTCGACGACGAGCAGCAGAACGCGCTCTATTGGCCGCTGCGGATCGGATTTCTGGACCCGCACGACGAGCCCCCGGGGGCCCAGGAGCGGCTCAACAACCTGGGTCTCGACAACCTCGCCGACGGCGCGACCGATGAACGCTCCCAGGCCGCGATCAAGGCCTTCCAGAGGCAGCACGGGCTTGCCGAGAGCGGCGACCTCGACGCTGCGACCAAGGACAGGGCCAGGGTCGTCTACGGTTTTTAA
- a CDS encoding peptidoglycan-binding domain-containing protein translates to MADVSRAGDGQQNRNRLRFRRIKVYFQRFAGKIGDPDQRGVSETPQYRVRIDGRITQFGKLATDGSAEVLVPGGRVAVAIETLGTTYALEVLDGLAPETDLAGQLQRLTLLGYYAGDLTGAFDARTDAALLDFQADHGLDPDGGLDRTRFPDAKLDATTYHKLKSVFGE, encoded by the coding sequence ATGGCCGACGTGAGCCGGGCCGGCGACGGCCAACAGAACAGGAACCGGCTCCGCTTCAGGCGGATCAAGGTCTATTTCCAGCGGTTTGCGGGTAAGATCGGAGACCCGGACCAGCGCGGCGTCAGCGAGACACCGCAGTACAGGGTGCGCATCGACGGCCGGATCACGCAGTTCGGCAAGCTCGCGACGGATGGCAGTGCCGAGGTGCTGGTCCCGGGCGGGCGGGTCGCCGTCGCGATCGAGACCCTGGGCACGACCTACGCCTTGGAGGTCCTTGATGGACTAGCGCCGGAGACGGACCTCGCGGGCCAGTTACAGCGACTGACGCTGCTCGGCTATTACGCGGGCGACCTGACCGGGGCCTTCGATGCCCGCACCGATGCCGCCCTGCTCGACTTCCAGGCGGACCACGGTCTCGACCCGGACGGTGGACTCGATCGGACCCGGTTTCCCGACGCCAAGCTCGACGCAACCACCTACCACAAGCTCAAGTCCGTGTTCGGGGAGTAG
- a CDS encoding HEAT repeat domain-containing protein — MSDLTTAVLDGDLRASAIARDQGSGAVPELTRLLDNLDPWVRIVAVRSLGEIPQPPARAALLLTAADADGMVAREAIEQLERYPDQLEAGPLLAALERAPDPTARRLLSLALGRTPVSDEDLTRLAARCQGERVEEAKTGCLAALARTGNPDAQAAFGRRVDAARGRERVEIIRLLEYIGRRWVIDTLSGMLDDQDDAIFLNLEIAPDQPRFMRVCDLAAGAIIRMTRAQVSFAAALPTRYSAAQLDEVRRIAQLRLRE, encoded by the coding sequence ATGTCCGACCTGACGACTGCCGTGCTCGACGGTGACCTGCGGGCCTCGGCCATCGCGCGCGACCAAGGGTCGGGCGCGGTGCCGGAACTGACGCGGCTGCTCGACAACCTGGACCCCTGGGTGCGCATCGTTGCCGTGCGCTCCTTGGGCGAGATACCGCAGCCCCCGGCGCGCGCGGCGCTGCTGCTGACGGCGGCCGACGCGGACGGCATGGTCGCGCGCGAGGCGATCGAGCAACTGGAACGCTACCCCGACCAGCTCGAGGCCGGGCCGCTGCTCGCCGCGCTCGAGCGTGCGCCGGACCCCACCGCGCGCCGCCTGCTGTCGCTCGCGCTCGGGCGCACACCGGTGAGCGACGAGGACCTGACCAGGCTCGCCGCCCGGTGTCAGGGTGAGCGGGTCGAGGAGGCCAAGACCGGCTGTCTCGCCGCCCTCGCCCGGACCGGTAATCCGGACGCGCAAGCGGCCTTTGGGCGGCGGGTCGACGCCGCGCGCGGGCGCGAGCGGGTGGAGATCATTCGGCTCCTGGAGTACATTGGCCGGCGCTGGGTCATCGACACCCTGAGCGGGATGCTCGACGACCAGGACGATGCCATCTTCCTCAACCTGGAGATCGCACCGGATCAGCCCAGGTTCATGCGGGTCTGCGACCTGGCGGCGGGCGCCATCATCCGGATGACCAGGGCCCAGGTCTCGTTTGCAGCGGCGCTGCCGACCAGGTACAGCGCGGCGCAGCTCGATGAGGTGCGCCGGATCGCTCAACTGCGCTTGCGGGAATAG
- a CDS encoding DcrB-related protein — MPTYLGAGFAIDLPDDAIDVSVYAFAFPQGRPFTPTLVIRSERHGTPRPLADYVDGQVALLKGATPGFEVLRRRAGRWHDRAALDLLVESGEPGARLRQRLVYVDSAGQPQHLWCLTATDTADSFESNEALFNRAILSFVPRSADPPTSRESAFDLGQRQDQ, encoded by the coding sequence ATGCCCACCTATCTCGGCGCCGGGTTCGCAATCGACCTTCCGGATGACGCTATCGACGTATCCGTGTATGCCTTCGCGTTTCCTCAAGGACGGCCATTCACCCCGACCCTGGTCATCCGCAGCGAGCGTCATGGGACGCCGCGGCCCTTGGCGGACTATGTCGACGGGCAGGTGGCGCTGCTGAAGGGCGCGACCCCGGGGTTCGAGGTCCTGCGCCGCCGTGCGGGCCGGTGGCACGACCGCGCGGCGCTCGACCTGCTCGTCGAGTCCGGCGAGCCGGGCGCGCGCCTGCGCCAACGCCTGGTCTATGTCGATAGCGCCGGTCAGCCGCAGCACCTCTGGTGCCTCACCGCGACCGATACCGCGGACAGCTTCGAGTCCAACGAGGCTCTGTTCAACCGGGCCATCCTGAGCTTCGTGCCGCGAAGCGCAGATCCGCCGACCAGTCGAGAATCGGCATTTGATTTGGGACAAAGACAGGACCAGTAA
- a CDS encoding FtsX-like permease family protein, translating to MRATPEILRLAYRDFAYERRISLCFVLALMAVLAPLLILFGLKFGLVDTLAQRLVQSPANREIQPLGSREYDQAWFDRVGARPDVAFLVPNTRRIAASLSRLLNPDTGQDLRVVSMIPTGASDPLLPAGLAAPTGLAELALSFGAARTLGARVGDRLVARIDRRRGERDEHAVWEVAVSAVLPEGALGEEAALVALPLLVATEDYRDGRAVPALGWEGTAAPTARGFARFRLYAASIYAVAGLAADLAADGVQVRTAAVEIAAMQGLDRNLSRVFWLIALIGSLGFFASLAANLLANVERKRRELAVVRLIGFPTRSLILFPVAQAVLVALLGAGAALLVYLPVAVALDSWFAASLQAGESICRLLPSHLLSALAATLLGAAAAAAWAGWRAARIEPAEGLRDV from the coding sequence ATGCGCGCCACCCCCGAGATCCTGCGCCTGGCCTACCGGGACTTCGCCTATGAGCGGCGCATCTCGCTGTGCTTCGTGCTGGCGCTGATGGCGGTGCTGGCCCCGCTCCTGATCCTGTTCGGGCTCAAGTTCGGGCTGGTCGATACCCTGGCCCAGCGGCTGGTTCAGTCCCCCGCCAACCGGGAGATCCAACCGCTGGGGAGCCGCGAGTATGACCAGGCCTGGTTCGACCGGGTCGGGGCCCGCCCCGATGTCGCCTTCCTCGTCCCCAACACCAGACGCATCGCGGCCAGCCTCAGCCGGCTGCTCAACCCGGACACCGGCCAAGACCTGCGGGTCGTCTCCATGATCCCCACCGGGGCGAGCGATCCACTGCTCCCCGCCGGGCTGGCCGCGCCGACCGGGCTCGCCGAACTGGCGTTGAGCTTCGGTGCCGCCCGCACGCTCGGGGCTCGGGTCGGTGATCGCCTGGTGGCGCGCATCGACCGCCGCCGCGGCGAGCGCGACGAGCACGCGGTGTGGGAGGTCGCCGTCAGCGCCGTCCTGCCGGAGGGCGCGCTGGGGGAGGAGGCGGCCCTGGTCGCGCTGCCCTTGCTGGTGGCCACCGAGGACTACCGCGACGGCCGGGCGGTACCCGCGCTGGGTTGGGAGGGCACGGCGGCGCCGACGGCGCGCGGCTTCGCCCGCTTCCGGCTCTATGCGGCGAGTATCTACGCGGTCGCCGGGCTCGCCGCGGATCTGGCCGCGGACGGGGTGCAGGTGCGCACGGCGGCGGTGGAGATCGCCGCCATGCAGGGCCTGGACCGCAACCTGTCGCGGGTCTTCTGGCTGATTGCATTGATCGGCAGCCTGGGGTTCTTCGCCTCGCTCGCGGCCAATCTGCTGGCCAACGTGGAGCGCAAGCGCCGGGAGTTGGCGGTGGTGCGCCTGATCGGCTTCCCGACCCGCAGCCTCATCCTGTTCCCGGTGGCCCAAGCGGTGCTGGTGGCCCTGCTGGGGGCGGGCGCGGCCCTCCTGGTCTATCTGCCGGTGGCGGTCGCACTCGATTCCTGGTTCGCCGCCAGCCTGCAGGCCGGTGAGTCCATCTGTCGGCTCCTGCCGTCTCATCTGCTGAGCGCGCTGGCCGCGACCCTGCTCGGTGCCGCCGCGGCGGCCGCCTGGGCCGGGTGGCGGGCGGCGCGCATCGAACCCGCGGAAGGTCTGCGCGATGTCTGA